The Longimicrobium sp. genome has a window encoding:
- a CDS encoding TIGR00282 family metallophosphoesterase, with product MRVLFVADVIGSPGRRTLGQLLRLVRADTRADLVVANGENSAGGFGITPEIVKEFFELGVDVITTGNHVWDKKEILPVLDREPRLLRPANYPPGNPGHGAAVVEKNGARLAVLNLQGRTFMPPIDDPFRCADQLLRELDGKADAVVVEFHAEATSEKQALARYLDGRVAAVVGTHTHVQTADERVLPKGTAQITDLGLTGGLGGIIGMKTDISLERQLTLTRGERMQPADDELHLQGAVVEIDPKTGLAKSIERLSVGYERVLSERFGKKR from the coding sequence GTGAGGGTCCTCTTCGTGGCCGACGTGATCGGCTCGCCCGGCCGGCGCACCCTGGGCCAGCTCCTGCGGCTGGTGCGCGCCGACACCCGCGCCGACCTGGTGGTGGCCAACGGCGAGAACTCGGCGGGCGGCTTCGGCATCACCCCCGAGATCGTGAAGGAGTTCTTCGAGCTGGGTGTGGACGTGATCACCACGGGCAACCACGTCTGGGACAAGAAGGAGATCCTCCCCGTGCTGGACCGCGAGCCGCGCCTGCTGCGCCCCGCCAACTACCCGCCCGGCAACCCCGGCCACGGCGCGGCGGTGGTGGAGAAGAACGGCGCGCGCCTGGCGGTGCTGAACCTCCAGGGGCGCACCTTCATGCCCCCCATCGACGACCCCTTCCGCTGCGCCGACCAGCTGCTCAGGGAGCTGGACGGGAAGGCCGACGCGGTGGTGGTGGAGTTCCACGCCGAGGCCACCAGCGAGAAGCAGGCGCTCGCGCGCTACCTGGACGGGCGCGTGGCCGCCGTGGTGGGCACGCACACGCACGTGCAGACGGCCGACGAGCGGGTGCTGCCGAAGGGGACGGCGCAGATCACCGACCTGGGGCTCACCGGGGGCCTGGGCGGGATCATCGGGATGAAGACCGACATCTCGCTGGAGCGGCAGCTCACCCTCACGCGCGGCGAGCGGATGCAGCCCGCCGACGACGAGCTGCACCTGCAGGGCGCCGTGGTGGAGATCGACCCGAAGACGGGGCTGGCGAAGTCGATCGAGCGCCTGAGCGTGGGCTACGAGCGGGTCTTGAGCGAACGGT